In the genome of Fibrobacter sp. UWR2, one region contains:
- a CDS encoding IS256 family transposase produces the protein MTNEELDSVMAKAKEQFKKGEPLFGKNGAFHFMLENFLNTALDAEMDDHLAENKGNGGKDRRNGKMRKTVQSEYGPVEIETPRDRDGTFEPEVVKKRETILAEGLSDKIIGLYAQGQSTRDISRFIEENYGSSISAETISHITDKVWPEIQSWRNRGLEDVYPIVWLDAIHYKVKDEKGAVVSRAIYNVLGVDRHGFKDLLGMYVSQSEGANFWLSVLTDLKNRGVKDILVACVDGLKGFPDAIGAVFPETDVQLCIVHQIRNSLKYVASKNQKEFLVDLKLVYQAKTLEKAEMELGNLATKWGEKYPIVVRSWQENWPNLSRYFQYTEDIRRLIYTTNTVEGYHRQVRKVTKTKGVFTSDDSLVKLVYLAYRNIRKKWTMPLANWSLIAQQLCIRFGDRFVIL, from the coding sequence CAAGGCCAAGGAACAGTTCAAGAAGGGCGAGCCGCTCTTCGGCAAGAACGGGGCGTTCCACTTCATGCTGGAGAACTTCCTGAACACGGCTCTGGACGCCGAGATGGATGACCATCTCGCCGAAAACAAGGGGAACGGAGGCAAGGACCGGCGCAACGGGAAGATGCGGAAGACGGTCCAGAGCGAGTACGGTCCCGTGGAAATCGAGACCCCGAGGGACAGGGACGGCACCTTCGAACCCGAGGTCGTCAAGAAGCGCGAGACGATCCTTGCGGAAGGTCTGTCGGACAAGATTATCGGGCTGTACGCCCAGGGCCAGAGCACCCGCGACATAAGCCGTTTTATCGAGGAGAACTACGGAAGTTCCATCTCCGCGGAAACCATAAGCCACATCACGGACAAGGTATGGCCGGAAATCCAGTCCTGGCGTAATCGCGGTCTCGAGGACGTCTATCCGATCGTCTGGCTCGACGCCATCCACTACAAGGTGAAGGACGAGAAGGGGGCCGTCGTGTCCCGAGCCATCTACAACGTTCTCGGCGTTGACCGTCACGGGTTCAAGGACCTGCTTGGAATGTATGTCTCGCAAAGCGAGGGGGCGAACTTCTGGCTCAGCGTGCTTACCGACCTCAAGAACCGCGGCGTCAAGGACATCCTTGTCGCATGCGTCGACGGCCTGAAGGGCTTCCCGGACGCGATAGGCGCAGTGTTCCCGGAAACGGACGTGCAGCTGTGCATAGTGCACCAGATCAGGAACTCGCTCAAGTATGTCGCGAGCAAGAACCAGAAGGAGTTCCTTGTCGACTTGAAGCTCGTATACCAAGCAAAGACGCTCGAAAAGGCGGAAATGGAACTTGGAAACCTCGCCACAAAATGGGGAGAAAAATACCCGATAGTCGTCCGTTCCTGGCAGGAGAACTGGCCCAACCTGAGCCGCTATTTTCAGTATACCGAAGACATCCGCAGGCTCATCTACACGACCAACACCGTCGAGGGCTACCACCGCCAGGTTCGCAAGGTGACGAAGACGAAGGGCGTGTTCACGTCCGACGACTCCCTCGTCAAGCTGGTCTATCTCGCTTACCGCAATATCAGGAAGAAATGGACGATGCCGCTTGCAAACTGGTCGCTGATTGCGCAACAGCTGTGCATCAGGTTCGGCGACCGGTTCGTAATTTTATAA